One Mugil cephalus isolate CIBA_MC_2020 chromosome 8, CIBA_Mcephalus_1.1, whole genome shotgun sequence genomic window carries:
- the noxa1 gene encoding NADPH oxidase activator 1, translated as MLYTELLRLWHESVQAIDAKDWEGALAKLEEITEPSSYTLFNTASAHLALGQLDLALRALDFTIAKDERLAVGFFQRAAVMMQVERLEEALSDCIWAQKHMRSNMVIDYRQLGLRFKLYSWQVLYNAAAAYSRMGQWEQAREVLMSASQEKGGGRGGIIEGAFDTIASKEVLAPLTVSEGVVFRPRKQDVEQLQQRDFLGKAKVISSMIPNDDFGGFEPLRLQKPGFYEPKMDGAQDSRYMRMRVPYMARGPGQLTVPGGAMVFLFGEEDRDGMTSVIYDGQRGLLPVSLLEPVDVKMSKGRKKDRVPSGIPLPPGLKPPTRPQSQTSHTAPPRVQYTTDTLPPSYTTATHAPPAASEPPKYTANAASNQNVSPQGAEGDSVVVKVHYVYTVALSVPLDKPYHELKEEIAQKLGQPASQLRLRHRQHGSRVLTPLGGEEQPGRTIQEIAEAGRTTLWCQVEDPLANRTILYQMVALYDYAAQGPEDLEFSEGETIDILGEVNDEWLEGHCAGNIGIFPSCFAYRENDINES; from the exons ATGCTTTACACTGAGCTGCTGCGCTTGTGGCATGAGTCGGTGCAGGCCATTGATGCCAAGGACTGGGAAGGAGCTCTGGCCAAACTTGAGGAGATCACAGAACCCTCTTCTTACACGCTGTTCAACACTGCCTCAGCTCACCTGGCCCTGGGGCAGCTGGACCTGGCCCTGAGG GCTCTAGACTTCACCATTGCCAAGGATGAACGTCTTGCTGTGGGCTTCTTCCAGAGAGCAGCAGTCATGATGCAGGTTGAGAG GCTAGAGGAGGCTCTATCAGACTGTATCTGGGCCCAGAAGCACATGAGAAGTAACATGGTCATTGACTACAGACAGCTGGGTCTACGATTCAAGCTCTACAGCTGGCAG GTGTTATACAACGCAGCAGCTGCCTACTCTCGAATGGGCCAGTGGGAGCAGGCCAGGGAAGTGCTAATGTCGGCCTCccaggagaaaggaggaggacgaggggggaTCATCGAGGGGGCTTTCGACACTATTGCG AGTAAGGAGGTCTTGGCTCCTCTCACGGTATCTGAGGGTGTGGTGTTTCGTCCCAGGAAGCAAGAcgtggagcagctgcagcaaagaGACTTCTTGGGGAAGGCAAAG GTGATTTCCTCCATGATTCCCAATGATGACTTTGGAGGCTTTGAACCTCTAAGGCTGCAG AAACCTGGTTTCTATGAGCCCAAGATGGATGGAGCTCA GGATTCCAGATACATGCGCATGCGGGTTCCTTACATGGCTCGGGGCCCGGGACAGCTGACTGTGCCGGGAGGAGCCATGGTGTTTTTATTcggagaggaggacagagatgGGATGACAAGCGTCATATATGACGGACAG agaGGACTCCTGCCAGTGTCCCTGCTTGAACCTGTAGATGTCAAGATGTccaaaggaagaaagaaggat AGAGTTCCCAGTGGGATCCCACTCCCGCCAGGACTCAAGCCACCCACTCGACCACAGTCCCAGACCAGCCACACTGCTCCTCCGCGGG TACAGTACACCACAGACACTCTACCACCGTCCTACACTACTGCCACCCACGCACCACCGGCAGCCTCTGAGCCTCCTAAGTATACAGCCAACGCAGCCAGCAACCAG AATGTCTCACCTCAAGGAGCCGAGGGGGACTCTGTGGTGGTGAAGGTCCACTACGTATACACTGTGGCTCTGTCTGTCCCTTTGGACAAACCATACCATGAACTAAAGGAAGAAATCGCACAGAAATTGGGCCAGCCAGCATCACAGCTGCGCCTCAG ACATAGGCAGCATGGATCCCGTGTGCTAACACCACTGGGTGGGGAAGAGCAGCCGGGCCGCACTATACAAGAGATAGCAGAGGCCGGCAGAACCACTCTGTGGTGCCAG GTTGAAGACCCGTTGGCCAATCGTACCATCCTCTACCAGATGGTGGCGCTGTATGACTATGCTGCTCAGGGCCCAGAGGACCTGGAGTTCAGCGAAGGAGAAACCATTGACATCTTGGGTGAAG TTAACGATGAGTGGCTGGAGGGACACTGTGCAGGAAATATTGGCATCTTCCCCAGCTGCTTTGCCTACAGAGAGAACGATATCAACGAGAGCTAG